In one window of Trueperaceae bacterium DNA:
- a CDS encoding heavy metal-responsive transcriptional regulator — MGREAQMQIGEFAAKVGINPKTIRYYETRGLLPSPPRTEAGYRIYGDGDLERLQFILKGRAIGLSLEEIGSVLGMRDDGQEPCEHVRVLLDVKLAAIDEQLRALNELRAEFLFLRGEADGTTSSDDCVCGIIEHYKTKRSTGAASYLTAAPKRERTPAP, encoded by the coding sequence ATGGGTAGGGAGGCGCAGATGCAGATAGGTGAGTTCGCCGCCAAGGTCGGCATTAATCCGAAGACGATCCGCTACTACGAGACGCGTGGGCTGTTGCCTTCGCCGCCCCGCACGGAGGCGGGCTACCGGATCTACGGCGACGGGGACCTGGAGCGCCTGCAGTTCATCCTCAAGGGGCGAGCGATCGGCTTGTCGCTGGAAGAGATCGGCAGCGTGCTAGGCATGCGCGACGACGGCCAAGAACCGTGCGAGCACGTGCGGGTGCTGCTCGACGTGAAGCTGGCCGCCATCGACGAGCAACTGCGGGCCCTGAACGAGCTGCGCGCGGAGTTCCTGTTCCTGCGTGGCGAAGCGGACGGCACGACGAGCAGCGACGACTGCGTGTGCGGCATCATTGAGCATTACAAAACGAAGCGCTCCACCGGGGCAGCCTCCTACTTGACGGCCGCGCCGAAACGCGAACGAACGCCGGCCCCATAG
- a CDS encoding cation-translocating P-type ATPase has translation MHCSLCTDSIRRAVGRLVGVRSVEVSIAHEEALVEYDPAHVTPDVITGTLEDIGYTVREPDQAEMFVEEEHDLAVARHKAGLSIGLLVAASLVMTAAMLGGPALFLALAMGALALFTAFGPARFILVRNGWQSLRRGIFNQDVLVTASALGGLLGGGVGLAVPAVPAGGFFGATVFAVAFHLIGGYASVLVHVRASQSVRRLLALTPDTAQRLTADDGEEAVPVAQLLVGDRVRVRPGERIPADGTVLGGASAVDESLVTGEPIPADKLAGSEVIGGSLNQTGSLTLRVDRVGSESFLRTVARHVAEARALKPGILRLVDRVLLYYVPVVLIASLVGLLAWTLGAWLLEGEPNWLRAGFAALTALIMGYPCALGMSTPLAIIRASGEAAERGIIMRSGEAFHVFRNVDTVVFDKTGTLTEGKPHLVATSWLHGDPNELLGWVASVEAHSEHPLAQAIVSNAREKGLTLATPEAFEARPGRGVDGTIAGRRLLVGTRRLLTEEGVNPAPLDSLVGRTQAQGQTVVLVALDGQAAGVLALADRVKPDAREAVERIQRLGVRPVLLTGDNERSARAVAEAVGIEEVRAEVLPGDKAAEVRRLQALGQRVAMVGDGINDAPALMQADVGVAIGSGTDITLEAADVVLVSERLATLVEARELARRSYRLTATNVALALAFNGIGVLAAITGLVTPVWAMAAMAVSVSVVLANSFAGRLLAR, from the coding sequence ATGCACTGCTCCCTCTGCACCGACTCCATCCGCCGCGCCGTCGGCCGGCTCGTGGGCGTGCGCTCGGTTGAGGTCTCCATAGCCCACGAGGAGGCGCTGGTCGAGTACGACCCGGCGCATGTAACACCGGACGTCATCACCGGGACGCTAGAAGACATCGGCTACACCGTTCGCGAGCCGGACCAAGCCGAAATGTTCGTCGAGGAGGAGCACGACCTGGCGGTCGCGCGCCACAAGGCTGGTCTCTCGATCGGCCTGTTGGTGGCGGCTAGTCTCGTGATGACCGCCGCAATGCTCGGCGGCCCCGCTCTCTTTCTCGCCCTGGCGATGGGTGCACTGGCGCTCTTCACCGCGTTCGGGCCGGCTCGCTTCATCCTCGTTCGCAACGGTTGGCAGTCGCTCCGGCGCGGTATCTTCAACCAGGACGTACTCGTCACCGCCTCGGCGCTGGGTGGCCTCCTCGGCGGCGGCGTGGGCCTGGCGGTGCCGGCTGTTCCTGCCGGTGGGTTCTTCGGCGCGACGGTATTCGCGGTGGCATTCCATCTCATCGGCGGGTACGCCTCCGTCCTCGTTCACGTCCGCGCCTCCCAATCCGTACGGCGCCTCCTCGCCCTCACGCCTGACACGGCCCAGCGCCTCACCGCAGATGACGGGGAGGAGGCCGTGCCCGTCGCGCAGCTCCTGGTGGGGGACCGCGTGCGCGTCCGTCCCGGCGAACGCATTCCAGCGGACGGCACGGTGTTGGGCGGCGCTTCCGCAGTGGACGAGAGCCTTGTGACGGGCGAACCGATCCCCGCGGACAAGCTGGCTGGCAGCGAGGTGATCGGCGGGTCGCTCAACCAGACCGGCAGCCTGACCTTGCGCGTCGATCGGGTCGGTAGCGAGAGCTTTCTGCGCACCGTCGCGCGGCACGTCGCCGAGGCGCGCGCCCTGAAACCCGGCATCCTGCGGCTGGTCGACCGGGTGCTGCTCTACTACGTCCCCGTCGTCCTCATCGCCAGCCTCGTTGGCCTCCTCGCCTGGACGCTCGGCGCATGGCTTCTAGAGGGCGAACCCAACTGGTTACGGGCCGGCTTCGCGGCCCTGACCGCGCTCATCATGGGTTACCCCTGCGCATTGGGCATGTCCACGCCACTGGCGATCATCCGGGCGAGCGGCGAGGCAGCCGAGCGCGGCATCATCATGCGTTCCGGCGAAGCGTTCCACGTCTTTCGCAACGTCGACACCGTCGTGTTCGACAAGACCGGCACGCTTACCGAAGGCAAACCCCACCTCGTCGCCACCAGTTGGTTGCACGGCGACCCGAACGAGCTCCTGGGGTGGGTGGCGAGCGTCGAAGCGCATTCCGAACACCCGCTCGCCCAGGCGATCGTTAGCAACGCCCGCGAGAAGGGCCTCACCCTCGCCACGCCCGAAGCGTTCGAGGCCCGACCCGGCCGCGGGGTGGACGGCACGATTGCGGGACGCCGGCTCCTGGTCGGCACGCGACGCTTATTAACGGAGGAAGGCGTCAACCCCGCCCCGCTCGACTCCCTCGTCGGACGGACCCAGGCCCAAGGGCAGACCGTCGTCCTGGTGGCGCTCGATGGTCAGGCCGCCGGCGTGCTGGCCCTGGCGGATCGCGTGAAGCCCGACGCGCGTGAGGCCGTGGAGCGAATCCAGCGACTGGGCGTGAGGCCGGTCTTGCTCACCGGCGACAACGAACGGTCCGCGAGGGCCGTCGCCGAGGCCGTGGGAATCGAGGAGGTGCGGGCCGAGGTCCTGCCGGGCGACAAGGCAGCCGAGGTACGGCGGTTGCAGGCGCTAGGTCAGCGGGTCGCGATGGTAGGGGACGGCATCAACGACGCACCGGCCCTGATGCAGGCGGACGTGGGCGTCGCCATTGGCTCCGGCACCGACATCACGCTCGAAGCTGCCGACGTGGTGCTGGTGAGCGAGCGGCTGGCGACGCTCGTCGAGGCGCGCGAGCTGGCGCGGCGCAGCTACCGCCTCACCGCCACGAATGTCGCGCTGGCGCTCGCCTTCAACGGCATCGGTGTCCTTGCGGCCATCACGGGCTTGGTCACGCCCGTGTGGGCGATGGCGGCGATGGCGGTCAGCGTGAGCGTGGTGCTGGCCAACTCGTTTGCCGGCCGACTGCTTGCAAGATGA
- a CDS encoding metalloregulator ArsR/SmtB family transcription factor produces the protein METNPLLLRLLGDPTRWRIVEFLARPIQSCCSRDDGVCGCDLEAFLGLTQATVSHHMKQLVDAGLVMADRRGRWVYYELQPQAFRALAARLEGVASATEAALAAKPAASRPPEGAAEAVGA, from the coding sequence ATGGAGACCAACCCACTACTCCTCAGGCTGCTGGGCGACCCGACGCGCTGGCGCATCGTGGAGTTCCTCGCCCGCCCCATCCAGAGCTGCTGCAGCCGCGACGACGGCGTGTGCGGCTGCGATCTCGAGGCGTTCTTGGGACTCACGCAGGCCACCGTCAGCCACCACATGAAGCAGCTCGTCGACGCCGGCCTCGTCATGGCCGACCGCCGTGGCCGCTGGGTCTACTACGAGCTCCAGCCGCAAGCCTTCCGCGCCCTGGCGGCACGCCTCGAGGGCGTCGCGAGCGCCACCGAGGCCGCCCTCGCCGCTAAGCCCGCGGCCAGCCGCCCGCCTGAGGGAGCGGCGGAGGCGGTGGGGGCGTGA
- a CDS encoding arsenate reductase ArsC, producing MRILVLCTHNSARSQMAEGWLRHHAREAGLDAEVHSAGTEATRVKPEAIEAMRELGIDISSHASKTLYDVPDPWGFDLVLTVCDAANEACPAYPAKTTRLHVSFPDPSGQGPERWREVRDAIGATSRQLVRALDEGRTPSESELVPLGLRSKP from the coding sequence ATGAGGATCTTGGTGCTCTGCACCCACAACAGCGCCCGCAGCCAGATGGCGGAGGGTTGGCTTCGGCACCACGCGCGCGAAGCCGGCCTCGACGCCGAGGTCCACTCGGCCGGCACCGAAGCCACCCGCGTCAAGCCCGAAGCGATAGAAGCCATGCGCGAGCTTGGCATCGACATCTCATCCCACGCCTCCAAGACCCTCTACGACGTCCCCGACCCCTGGGGGTTCGACCTGGTCCTCACCGTGTGCGACGCCGCCAACGAGGCCTGCCCCGCCTACCCCGCGAAGACCACCCGCCTGCACGTCTCCTTCCCCGACCCCAGCGGCCAGGGCCCCGAGCGCTGGCGCGAGGTGCGCGACGCCATCGGCGCGACGAGCCGGCAGCTCGTACGTGCTCTCGACGAAGGCCGTACCCCAAGCGAGAGCGAGCTCGTCCCCTTGGGCCTGAGGAGCAAGCCGTGA
- a CDS encoding DDE-type integrase/transposase/recombinase, translating into MKHKVKEGVPIAVVARELGVARRTVYNVLERGKPKPRPQRGSKLDPFKDHVSARLEVFDIPATVLFREIRKQGYAGSLTTLKVFVRGMKGEQVRRLTERFETLPGQQAQVDWGECGTVLVNGARRRLYVFVLVLGYSRMLLARFTTSTRQPLLLSLLREAFELMGAPKELLVDNMR; encoded by the coding sequence ATGAAGCACAAGGTGAAAGAAGGGGTTCCGATCGCCGTTGTTGCCCGGGAGTTGGGTGTGGCACGGCGAACGGTTTACAACGTCCTGGAGCGAGGAAAACCGAAGCCAAGACCGCAGCGTGGTTCGAAGCTCGACCCGTTCAAGGATCACGTCAGTGCTCGGCTGGAGGTGTTCGACATTCCGGCTACCGTTCTTTTTCGGGAGATCCGCAAGCAGGGTTACGCGGGCTCGTTGACAACGTTGAAGGTGTTCGTCAGGGGCATGAAGGGGGAGCAGGTGAGGCGCCTCACCGAGCGGTTCGAGACCCTGCCGGGGCAGCAGGCGCAGGTCGACTGGGGTGAGTGCGGCACCGTCCTTGTGAACGGGGCCAGGCGCCGCCTGTACGTTTTCGTGCTGGTCCTGGGTTACTCGCGCATGCTGTTAGCCAGGTTCACAACCAGCACCCGCCAGCCGCTGCTGCTGTCGCTACTGCGCGAGGCGTTCGAGCTGATGGGCGCACCCAAGGAGTTGCTGGTCGACAACATGCGCTAG
- the pdxS gene encoding pyridoxal 5'-phosphate synthase lyase subunit PdxS, producing the protein MMDVVTPDQARIAEQAGAVAVMALERVPADIRVQGGVARMSDPGLIEQIMAAVSIPVMAKVRIGHFVEAQILQAIGVDFIDESEVLTPADDAYHIDKRAFSVPFVCGATNIGEALRRIGEGAAMIRTKGEAGTGNVVEAVRHARSVIGEIRALQSLASEQLMSYAKEHGAPYDLVRYVHEHGALPVPNFAAGGVATPADAALMMQLGVDGVFVGSGIFKAAASETDESRRQAAWARRAHAIVKAVKHHDDPAALAELSKNLGEAMVGIGMESLAEDQLLARRGW; encoded by the coding sequence ATCATGGACGTGGTGACGCCCGACCAGGCGCGCATCGCCGAACAGGCGGGCGCAGTGGCGGTGATGGCGCTCGAGCGCGTGCCCGCCGACATCCGCGTGCAGGGCGGCGTGGCGCGCATGTCCGACCCCGGCCTGATCGAGCAGATCATGGCCGCCGTGTCCATCCCCGTGATGGCCAAGGTGCGCATCGGCCACTTCGTCGAAGCCCAGATCCTGCAGGCCATCGGCGTCGACTTCATCGACGAGTCCGAGGTACTGACCCCCGCCGACGACGCCTACCACATCGACAAGCGCGCGTTCAGCGTGCCGTTCGTGTGCGGCGCCACCAACATCGGCGAGGCCCTACGGCGCATCGGCGAGGGCGCCGCCATGATCAGGACAAAGGGCGAGGCCGGCACCGGCAACGTGGTCGAAGCCGTGCGCCACGCCCGCAGCGTGATCGGCGAGATCCGCGCCCTGCAAAGCCTGGCCAGCGAGCAGCTCATGAGCTACGCCAAGGAACACGGCGCCCCCTACGACCTCGTGCGTTACGTCCATGAGCACGGCGCCCTGCCCGTGCCCAACTTCGCGGCCGGCGGCGTGGCCACCCCCGCCGACGCCGCGTTGATGATGCAGCTCGGCGTCGACGGCGTGTTCGTGGGATCCGGCATCTTCAAGGCCGCCGCCAGCGAGACCGATGAGAGCCGCCGCCAAGCGGCGTGGGCGCGGCGCGCCCACGCCATAGTGAAGGCCGTGAAGCACCACGACGACCCCGCCGCCCTCGCCGAACTGTCCAAGAACCTGGGGGAGGCCATGGTCGGTATCGGCATGGAGTCGCTCGCGGAGGACCAGCTTCTGGCCCGCCGGGGTTGGTGA
- a CDS encoding MerR family DNA-binding protein, producing MTTIGQLARRTRESVKTLRYWTDLGLLAAERGANGYRYYGAGAAERAQFIRGAQALGLTLREIGDVLDAREHEHPPCQEAREVLVRHLRDVRERLAQWTRLEAELAERLAWAEAHPRPACEGEGCVYLADPSAACPGAAA from the coding sequence ATGACGACGATCGGGCAGTTGGCGCGGCGCACGCGCGAGTCGGTGAAGACCCTCAGGTACTGGACGGACCTGGGCCTGCTGGCGGCCGAGCGCGGCGCCAACGGCTACCGCTACTACGGCGCCGGGGCCGCCGAGCGCGCGCAGTTCATCCGCGGCGCGCAGGCGCTCGGCCTCACGCTGCGGGAGATCGGGGACGTCCTCGACGCGCGCGAGCACGAGCACCCGCCCTGCCAGGAGGCGCGCGAGGTCCTGGTGCGGCACCTGCGCGACGTGCGCGAGCGCCTGGCGCAGTGGACGCGCCTGGAGGCGGAGCTCGCCGAGCGGCTGGCGTGGGCGGAGGCGCACCCGCGCCCCGCCTGCGAGGGCGAGGGCTGCGTCTACCTCGCCGACCCGTCCGCCGCGTGCCCGGGCGCGGCCGCTTGA
- the merA gene encoding mercury(II) reductase, giving the protein MARAENSHHDLLIIGTGGAGTAAAIRGAELGARVAIAEGTVVGGTCVNVGCIPSKLLLEAAAHFHAARSSFPALASEARAAWQQAQARKGAVIERLRQEKYLDVLAGYEGVTLLRGEAALLGAGRVRVGEAVVGARKVVIATGAAPALPPVPGLAQGGALTSTSAMELKVLPASLIVLGAGAVGLELGQAFARFGVKVTVIEAEARILPAEDPELSNALANALAAEGLELRTGARVTRVERDTTGYRLDVAQGGTEETLRAEQLLVATGRRPATAGLGLEAAGVEVDARGFVRVDGFMRTSNPGVFAAGDVTGAPQFVYLAAAAGRVAAEAALADLTGAPSVPLDASVVPRVTFTDPQLAAVGLTEAQARAAGHAVQVATLPAAAIPRAAVTGSDRGLIKLVADVAGGRLLGAHLLTANAGDVIGEATLALRFGLTSADLASTLHPYLTWAEGVKLAAQAFTQDVTRLSCCA; this is encoded by the coding sequence ATGGCCAGGGCAGAGAACTCCCATCACGACCTGTTGATCATCGGCACGGGCGGGGCGGGCACCGCCGCCGCCATCCGCGGCGCCGAGCTGGGCGCGCGCGTCGCTATCGCCGAGGGCACGGTGGTGGGCGGCACCTGCGTCAACGTCGGCTGCATCCCCTCCAAGCTCCTGCTCGAGGCGGCCGCCCACTTCCACGCCGCCCGCAGCAGCTTCCCGGCCCTCGCCAGCGAGGCGCGAGCCGCCTGGCAGCAGGCGCAGGCGCGCAAGGGCGCCGTGATCGAGCGCCTCCGGCAGGAGAAGTACCTCGACGTGCTCGCCGGCTACGAGGGCGTGACGCTCCTGCGCGGGGAAGCCGCGCTCCTGGGGGCGGGCCGCGTGCGCGTGGGCGAGGCGGTGGTGGGCGCGCGCAAGGTGGTGATCGCCACGGGCGCGGCGCCCGCCTTACCGCCCGTCCCCGGCCTGGCGCAGGGGGGCGCCCTCACCAGCACCAGCGCCATGGAGCTTAAGGTGCTGCCGGCGTCGCTGATCGTGCTCGGCGCCGGCGCCGTCGGCCTGGAGCTGGGCCAGGCGTTCGCGCGCTTCGGCGTCAAGGTCACCGTGATTGAGGCCGAAGCGCGCATCCTGCCCGCCGAGGACCCCGAACTCTCGAACGCGCTGGCGAACGCCCTCGCCGCCGAGGGCCTGGAGCTGCGCACGGGCGCGCGCGTGACACGCGTGGAGCGCGATACGACCGGCTACCGCCTCGACGTCGCGCAGGGCGGCACGGAAGAGACGCTGCGCGCCGAGCAGCTCCTGGTGGCCACCGGCCGCCGCCCCGCCACCGCCGGCCTCGGCCTGGAGGCGGCGGGGGTGGAGGTCGACGCGCGCGGCTTCGTGCGCGTCGACGGGTTCATGCGCACCTCGAACCCGGGCGTCTTCGCCGCCGGCGACGTCACCGGCGCCCCCCAGTTCGTCTACCTCGCCGCCGCGGCGGGCCGGGTCGCGGCGGAGGCCGCCCTCGCCGACCTCACGGGCGCGCCCAGCGTGCCGCTCGACGCGAGCGTGGTGCCGCGCGTCACCTTCACCGACCCGCAGCTCGCCGCCGTGGGCTTGACGGAGGCGCAGGCGCGGGCGGCGGGGCACGCCGTGCAAGTGGCGACGCTGCCGGCGGCGGCCATCCCGCGCGCGGCCGTCACCGGCTCCGACCGCGGCCTCATCAAGCTCGTGGCGGATGTGGCCGGCGGCCGCCTGCTCGGCGCGCACCTCCTGACCGCCAACGCCGGCGACGTCATCGGCGAGGCCACGCTGGCGCTGCGCTTCGGCCTCACCAGCGCCGACCTCGCCTCCACCCTCCACCCCTACCTGACGTGGGCGGAGGGCGTGAAGCTGGCGGCGCAGGCGTTCACCCAGGACGTGACCAGGCTCTCCTGCTGCGCCTGA
- a CDS encoding SCO family protein has translation MPQRRLILVTVALLALVAAGAALFLPRTGAAPGWAGVLLDSPLPMGDVTLATTGGERAALADLAAPYLLVFFGYTSCPDVCPLTMARLARAYRGLGEPAEVQVVMVTVDPAIDTAERLRAYVEGFHPTFLGLRGGNQEVAEAALRFYVGVNALGDGLVAHSDPVALLGPDRTMRLLYPQDRLAGLEEDLRAVLAGPAW, from the coding sequence ATGCCGCAAAGGCGCCTCATCCTAGTAACCGTCGCGCTGCTGGCGCTCGTGGCCGCCGGCGCCGCGCTCTTCCTCCCGCGCACGGGCGCCGCGCCGGGGTGGGCGGGCGTGCTGCTCGACAGCCCGCTGCCCATGGGCGACGTCACCCTGGCCACCACCGGCGGCGAGCGCGCCGCGCTCGCGGACCTGGCCGCGCCCTACCTGCTGGTGTTCTTCGGTTACACGAGCTGCCCCGACGTGTGCCCGCTCACCATGGCGCGCCTGGCGCGCGCCTACCGCGGCCTGGGCGAACCGGCCGAGGTGCAGGTGGTGATGGTCACCGTCGATCCCGCCATCGACACGGCCGAGCGCCTGCGGGCCTACGTGGAGGGCTTCCACCCCACCTTCCTTGGGCTGCGCGGCGGCAACCAGGAGGTCGCCGAGGCCGCCCTGCGCTTCTACGTGGGCGTCAACGCCCTGGGCGACGGGCTCGTGGCGCACTCCGACCCCGTCGCGCTCCTGGGGCCCGACCGCACCATGCGCCTGCTCTACCCGCAGGACAGGCTCGCGGGCCTGGAGGAGGACCTGCGGGCCGTGCTGGCGGGCCCGGCGTGGTGA
- a CDS encoding DsbA family protein gives MTQRRLTLATLAVLALLAAGFLAYRQFLAPAATVSAPASGYAGQPTLGREDAPVKLILFENFLCEHCKAFEESVFPRIQRDYIDTGQVQAYYVNLAWGAESATTAGLAGECAYRQDERAFWEYKRALYAAQDDHAGAWAGPANLVAIAESVPALDAAELRACLADGRYLSEVQRDLELGDRVGVRGTPSIVVGTQGFEAPSYETLASAIERELAGGR, from the coding sequence GTGACCCAGCGCCGCCTCACCCTCGCCACTCTCGCCGTCCTCGCCCTCCTCGCCGCCGGCTTCCTCGCTTACCGCCAGTTCCTCGCTCCTGCCGCCACCGTCAGCGCTCCCGCCAGCGGCTACGCCGGCCAGCCCACCCTGGGGCGAGAGGACGCGCCCGTGAAGCTGATCCTGTTCGAGAACTTCCTGTGCGAGCACTGCAAGGCGTTCGAGGAGAGCGTGTTCCCGCGCATCCAGCGCGACTACATCGACACGGGCCAGGTGCAGGCGTACTACGTCAACCTCGCCTGGGGCGCCGAGAGCGCCACCACCGCCGGCCTGGCCGGCGAGTGCGCCTACCGCCAGGACGAGCGGGCGTTCTGGGAGTACAAGCGCGCCCTCTACGCCGCGCAGGACGATCACGCCGGCGCCTGGGCCGGCCCCGCCAACCTCGTGGCCATCGCGGAGAGCGTGCCCGCCCTCGACGCCGCGGAGCTGCGCGCCTGCCTCGCGGACGGGCGCTACCTGAGCGAAGTGCAGCGCGACCTTGAGTTGGGCGACCGAGTCGGCGTGCGCGGCACCCCCTCCATCGTGGTGGGCACGCAAGGCTTCGAGGCGCCCAGCTACGAGACGCTCGCCAGCGCCATCGAGCGCGAGCTCGCCGGCGGGCGGTGA